CGTTCAACGAGACCACGGCTGCCGCGTCCACGGGGCAGCTCGAGGAGATGTACAACGCCCCGCCCGCGACCGGCGTCCAGACCGGCCGGATGACGATGGACGACGTCGTCATCAAGACCGGCCTGATGTTCGCCGTGCTGGTCCCGCTGGCAGCGCTCAACTTCTACCTGCAGAGCCCGCTGCTGACCTGGGGCGGCATGATCGCCGGCCTGGTGGTCGGTCTGGTCGTCTCGTTCAAGCAGTCGACCAACCCGGCGCTGGTGCTCTCCTACGCCGGCCTCGAGGGCCTCTTCGTCGGCGGCATCAGCGCGCTCTACGAGGACTTCTACGACGGCATCGTCGGCCAGGCGGTGCTCGGCACGCTGGCGGTCTTCGCGGTCGCCCTGTGGGCCTACAAGAGCGGCCGGGTGCGCGCGACGCCGAAGTTCCAGCGCGGCGTGCTCATCGCGATGGGCGGCTACCTGGTCTTCTGCCTGGTCAACCTCGGGGTGGTCCTCTTCACCGGCGACAGTCTGCGCAGCGGCTGGATGGGCATCGGTATCGGCCTGATCGCGATCACGATCGCCGCCGCGATGCTGATCCTCGACTTCGACTTCGCCGAGCAGGGCGTCAAGAACGGCCTCCCCCAGCGCTACTCGTGGCTCGCCGCGTTCGGTCTGGTCGTCACCCTGGTGTGGCTCTACATCGAGTTCCTCCGGCTGATCGCCATCCTGCGCGGGAGCGACTGACCGGCCCGCGCGACGTACGACAGGAAGGCCGCCACCCTCCGGGGTGGCGGCCTTCGTCGTCCCGCCGTCCTGAGGTCAGGCGTCGCGCAGGTGCGGGAACAGCTCCTTCTCGGCGAAGTCGAGGAACTCGCCCTGGTGCCCGCCACCGACCTGCACCAGCGCCACCTCGGTGAAGCCGGCGTCGGCGAAGGGCTTGAGCGCCTCGGCGATGGCAGTGGGGTCGTCACCGCAGGGGATGGACTGCGCCACGTCGTCGGGGGTGACGAACTGCGAGGCCGCGTCGAAGGCCGCGGTGCCCGGCAGCTCGGCGTTCACCTTCCAGCCGCCGCCGAACCAGCGGAACTGGTCGTGCGCCCGGGCCACCGCGGCGTCGCGGTCACGGTCGAAGCAGATAGGCAGCTGGCCGACCTTCGGCTTGCCCCTGCCACCGGCGGCCTCGAACTGCTGGACCAGCTCGGCCTCC
This region of Actinomycetes bacterium genomic DNA includes:
- a CDS encoding Bax inhibitor-1/YccA family protein, with the protein product MESRNPVFNRSDAFSRRGYATFNETTAAASTGQLEEMYNAPPATGVQTGRMTMDDVVIKTGLMFAVLVPLAALNFYLQSPLLTWGGMIAGLVVGLVVSFKQSTNPALVLSYAGLEGLFVGGISALYEDFYDGIVGQAVLGTLAVFAVALWAYKSGRVRATPKFQRGVLIAMGGYLVFCLVNLGVVLFTGDSLRSGWMGIGIGLIAITIAAAMLILDFDFAEQGVKNGLPQRYSWLAAFGLVVTLVWLYIEFLRLIAILRGSD
- a CDS encoding TIGR03557 family F420-dependent LLM class oxidoreductase, with amino-acid sequence GGYVTYRGRHFHVDSAKLWDLPDELPPIGVAVSGKQSCELAGELADVMVAVEPEAELVQQFEAAGGRGKPKVGQLPICFDRDRDAAVARAHDQFRWFGGGWKVNAELPGTAAFDAASQFVTPDDVAQSIPCGDDPTAIAEALKPFADAGFTEVALVQVGGGHQGEFLDFAEKELFPHLRDA